In Macadamia integrifolia cultivar HAES 741 chromosome 12, SCU_Mint_v3, whole genome shotgun sequence, the following are encoded in one genomic region:
- the LOC122058227 gene encoding calcium-binding protein 39 — protein MSFYFFKQRPKSAPELVISIRDSLLALDTKTVVEVKALEKALEEVEKNFVAMRQLLSGDGEAEPNADNVSQFTVEVCKEDVIGLFVHKLPILGWETRKDLVHCWSILLKQMVGSTYCCVDYIENHLELLDFLVVCYDNKEIALNCGSMLRECIKFPTLTKYILDSTSSELFFKYVELPNFDVASDAFVTFKDLLTKHETAVSEFLTAHYEEFFELYEKLLTSPNYVTRRQSLKLLSEFLLESPNSHIMKRYIVEVRYLKVMMTLLKDSSKNIKISAFHIFKVFVANPNKPREIVIILAKNHERLLELLHSLSVGKGTDDEQFEEEKELVIKEIERISRLPTVAG, from the exons ATGTCATTCTATTTCTTCAAGCAGAGACCCAAATCAGCACCGGAGCTTGTGATAAGTATCAGAGATAGCCTTCTTGCCCTTGATACCAAGACCGTTGTAGAAGTTAAAGCCCTTGAAAAG GCTTTAGAAGAAGTAGAAAAGAATTTTGTGGCAATGAGACAACTGCTTTCTGGAGATGGAGAAGCTGAACCAAATGCAGATAATGTCTCACAGTTTACAGTAGAAGTCTGCAAAGAGGATGTTATTGGCCTTTTTGTTCACAAGTTACCTATTTTGGGATGGGAA ACAAGAAAAGATTTAGTGCACTGTTGGTCCATATTGCTGAAGCAAATGGTTGGTTCAACttattgttgtgtggactataTTGAGAATCATTTGGAACTGCTAGACTTCCTTGTTGTGTG CTACGATAACAAAGAAATTGCCTTGAATTGTGGAAGTATGTTGAGGGAGTGCATCAAATTCCCAACCCTCACGAA ATACATATTGGATTCTACTAGCTCTGAGTTGTTCTTCAAGTATGTGGAGCTTCCTAACTTTGATGTTGCCTCGGATGCTTTTGTCACATTTAAG GATTTGCTTACGAAACATGAAACTGCAGTTTCCGAATTCCTGACTGCCCATTATGAAGAG TTCTTTGAGCTCTATGAGAAGCTCCTCACATCACCGAACTATGTAACAAGGAGGCAGTCGTTGAAG cttctttcgGAATTTCTTTTGGAGTCTCCAAATTCCCATATAATGAAGCGCTACATTGTGGAAGTTCGGTACTTGAAAGTCATGATGACCTTGCTCAAG GATTCAAGCAAAAATATAAAGATATCTGCCTTCCACATTTTCAAG GTGTTTGTTGCTAATCCCAACAAGCCTCGGGAAATTGTTATCATCCTGGCCAAAAACCATGAAAGATTACTAGAACTGCTTCACAGTCTTTCTGTTGGCAAAG GTACTGATGATGAGCAATTCGAAGAGGAAAAGGAATTGGTCATCAAGGAAATTGAAAGAATATCTCGCCTTCCTACTGTTGCTGGTTAA